A genome region from Variovorax paradoxus includes the following:
- a CDS encoding ribonuclease domain-containing protein: MAAYASITSSVTKFALTSLLLAALTTGAEARGWFGAGKTSAEETVALSSLPVQGQQTYQAILNGGPFRYDKDGSVFGNRERLLPPARRGHYREYTVTTPGARNRGAQRIVCGGEQRTTPEACWYTADHYASFRRIAP, translated from the coding sequence ATGGCGGCTTACGCCTCGATCACGTCCTCTGTCACAAAGTTTGCGCTTACCAGCCTGTTGCTGGCGGCGTTGACGACGGGGGCCGAGGCCCGCGGATGGTTCGGCGCAGGAAAAACGTCCGCCGAGGAAACGGTTGCACTGTCCAGCTTGCCGGTGCAGGGCCAGCAAACCTACCAGGCCATCCTCAATGGCGGCCCCTTCCGGTACGACAAGGACGGCTCGGTTTTCGGCAATCGCGAGCGCCTTCTGCCGCCGGCCCGGCGTGGTCACTATCGCGAGTACACGGTGACGACGCCCGGTGCGCGCAATCGTGGTGCACAACGGATCGTTTGCGGCGGTGAGCAACGCACCACGCCCGAGGCCTGCTGGTACACGGCAGACCATTACGCGAGTTTCAGACGGATTGCGCCATGA
- a CDS encoding barstar family protein has product MTMERPAEMTLSLRAVRPNIVQSIRAFRVNDLQDAANAAGQHFLYANLGNAQTKQDVLDLIAQQFTFPAHFGKNFDALYDCMTDPLHKSGPQPGFVIVLEQIPANAKFDKEAREQLLDIFRDASDYWGDRKVPFRCFYSFL; this is encoded by the coding sequence ATGACTATGGAAAGACCAGCGGAGATGACCTTATCCCTTCGTGCCGTACGCCCGAACATCGTGCAATCGATCCGCGCGTTCCGCGTGAACGACCTGCAGGACGCTGCCAACGCAGCCGGCCAGCACTTCCTGTATGCCAACCTCGGCAACGCCCAGACCAAGCAGGACGTGCTCGACCTGATTGCGCAGCAGTTCACGTTCCCGGCCCACTTCGGGAAGAACTTCGATGCGCTGTACGACTGCATGACGGATCCGCTGCATAAATCGGGCCCGCAACCTGGCTTCGTCATCGTCCTGGAACAGATCCCGGCCAACGCCAAGTTCGACAAGGAAGCACGCGAGCAACTGCTCGACATCTTCCGCGATGCCTCCGATTACTGGGGCGACCGCAAGGTCCCGTTCCGGTGCTTCTATTCTTTTCTGTAG